A section of the Rhodococcus sp. 4CII genome encodes:
- a CDS encoding alpha/beta hydrolase has translation MTTNISEQPNATSTDAEGRDVLRDLYADWSQIMAATPDLTMRLFRSLFDEWHQPTVEPEGVTYREDTVGGVPGIWCLPEGADTSEVLLYTHGGGFAVGSAASHRKLAAHVAKALGSVSFVLDYRRAPEFQHPAQVEDGVAAFDALVASGIAPQGITTIGDSAGGNLAIAIALALKEQDKQGPGGVIAFSPWLDMENKGETLATNNETDALITPELLEGMIAGVLGDTIDPTTPLANPLHADFTGFPRLYVTAGSVESLFDNATRVEERARAAGVDVTLSIGEGQQHVYPFLAGRSALVAEEFEKLAAWYRT, from the coding sequence ATGACCACCAACATCTCCGAACAGCCCAACGCCACGTCCACCGATGCCGAAGGCCGGGACGTGCTGCGCGACCTCTACGCCGATTGGTCCCAGATCATGGCGGCGACGCCGGACCTGACCATGCGCCTGTTCCGTTCCCTGTTCGACGAGTGGCACCAGCCGACGGTCGAGCCGGAGGGCGTGACGTATCGCGAGGACACCGTCGGCGGAGTTCCCGGCATCTGGTGCCTGCCGGAGGGAGCGGACACGTCCGAGGTGCTCCTCTACACGCACGGCGGCGGGTTCGCCGTCGGCTCGGCGGCCAGCCACCGCAAGCTCGCCGCCCACGTCGCCAAGGCGCTCGGCTCCGTCAGCTTCGTGCTGGACTACCGCCGGGCCCCCGAGTTCCAGCACCCGGCTCAGGTCGAGGACGGGGTGGCCGCGTTCGATGCGCTCGTAGCCTCCGGCATCGCCCCGCAGGGCATCACCACCATCGGTGATTCCGCCGGCGGCAACCTCGCCATCGCCATCGCGCTGGCCCTGAAGGAACAGGACAAGCAAGGCCCCGGCGGGGTCATCGCCTTCTCCCCGTGGCTCGACATGGAGAACAAGGGCGAGACGCTTGCCACCAACAACGAGACCGACGCCCTGATCACCCCGGAACTGCTCGAAGGCATGATCGCCGGCGTCCTCGGGGACACGATCGACCCGACGACCCCGCTGGCCAACCCGCTGCACGCCGACTTCACCGGCTTCCCGCGGCTGTACGTCACAGCCGGCAGCGTCGAATCGCTCTTCGACAACGCCACCCGTGTGGAGGAGCGCGCCAGGGCGGCAGGTGTGGATGTCACCCTGTCCATCGGGGAGGGCCAGCAGCACGTCTACCCGTTCCTGGCCGGACGTTCCGCCCTCGTGGCCGAGGAGTTCGAGAAGCTCGCCGCCTGGTACCGCACGTAA
- a CDS encoding site-specific integrase, whose protein sequence is MLFALQQRDAASRKLDPRATRSIVSRVVNLPSLVLAPPGSVSPNMFGRTTSVIAHFHEMLRHLRLAFDHFNGIDPTERIVWDLSALGIGSATGIRARRNAGTADFAEIQQPWLQAVVMQWARSSNPTGSKLATRISACMVASKVLTLRPGGGMEPSELGFADMTAVVAAFRILLRKDGNPYSEKRRHTALSSFWQVLDFGRLAGMLDTLPALFGRHPEHRIALPEINEDEIGKAVPETVIAQLDRSQETLGDGTFNGSMTAEDVKEMCRTLYALMRDTGRRPNEIVSLKMGCLEKVDGHYNLIWDNNKGKRLRRRLPIDIESAGIIQKWQATRASLDGFAHGDGYLFPAATERKETAHLGSDFLSRMLRSWVDTLPHLDSETPGPDGGALPFERPLIFPYAFRFAFAQRCADAGIPLDILREFMDHKDPKTTLGYYKVSLNRKRAAVELVRKHAVDRGGRPAPMPSMAAYERSSVAAPFGGCAEPSNVKAGGKACPLRFRCAGCDFYRPDPSYLPVIEDHIRTLKAERETAEALDAAAWVTGNMNDEIDAYKRVAANMKRKMEELTADERAEIEEASKILRKTRAANGRTLFPLTVVQPNGETL, encoded by the coding sequence GTGCTGTTCGCACTGCAGCAGCGGGATGCAGCCAGCAGGAAACTGGACCCGAGGGCCACACGATCGATCGTGTCCCGGGTTGTCAATCTACCCAGTCTTGTGCTCGCCCCTCCGGGGAGCGTCTCTCCAAATATGTTCGGCCGAACTACGAGTGTCATAGCCCATTTCCATGAAATGCTTCGGCATCTGCGTCTGGCCTTCGACCATTTCAACGGCATCGACCCCACCGAGCGGATTGTATGGGACCTGTCAGCGCTAGGGATAGGTTCGGCAACCGGTATCCGGGCTCGCCGCAATGCAGGAACGGCGGATTTTGCCGAGATTCAGCAACCATGGCTGCAGGCGGTCGTGATGCAGTGGGCCCGCAGCAGCAATCCCACCGGCTCCAAGCTGGCCACGCGTATCTCAGCGTGCATGGTGGCCTCCAAGGTCCTGACGCTTCGGCCAGGCGGAGGGATGGAACCCTCCGAGCTGGGATTCGCGGACATGACTGCCGTCGTTGCGGCCTTTCGCATACTGCTCAGAAAAGACGGAAACCCCTACAGCGAGAAGCGCCGGCACACCGCGCTTTCGAGCTTCTGGCAGGTTCTGGATTTCGGGCGCCTCGCAGGGATGCTCGATACTCTTCCGGCCCTGTTTGGTCGCCACCCTGAGCATCGAATCGCATTGCCTGAAATCAACGAAGACGAGATCGGAAAGGCGGTGCCCGAGACAGTGATCGCCCAACTTGACCGCTCGCAGGAAACGCTGGGTGATGGTACTTTCAACGGCTCCATGACTGCCGAAGACGTCAAGGAGATGTGTCGTACTCTTTACGCATTGATGCGAGATACGGGCCGCCGTCCCAACGAAATAGTTTCCCTGAAGATGGGGTGCCTGGAGAAGGTCGACGGCCACTACAACCTAATTTGGGACAACAATAAGGGTAAGCGGCTACGGCGGCGACTTCCCATCGATATCGAATCAGCGGGAATCATCCAGAAATGGCAAGCCACACGGGCATCCCTGGACGGTTTCGCGCACGGAGACGGCTACCTCTTTCCCGCCGCAACAGAGCGCAAAGAGACCGCACATTTGGGATCGGACTTCCTCTCCAGGATGCTCCGATCTTGGGTAGATACTCTTCCTCATCTGGACTCTGAGACACCTGGCCCAGACGGCGGCGCGTTGCCGTTTGAGCGGCCACTGATATTCCCTTACGCATTTCGCTTCGCGTTCGCGCAACGCTGTGCGGATGCCGGAATTCCGCTGGACATACTCAGAGAATTCATGGATCACAAAGACCCCAAAACAACACTTGGATACTACAAAGTCTCACTGAACCGGAAGCGGGCGGCGGTGGAACTGGTGCGCAAGCACGCCGTGGACCGTGGCGGACGCCCGGCGCCGATGCCATCGATGGCCGCCTACGAGCGAAGTTCCGTGGCGGCACCGTTCGGCGGCTGCGCTGAACCCAGCAACGTCAAGGCTGGCGGGAAGGCATGCCCGCTTCGCTTCCGTTGCGCCGGCTGCGACTTCTACCGGCCCGACCCGTCCTATCTACCCGTCATCGAGGACCACATCCGCACGCTGAAAGCCGAACGGGAGACCGCCGAAGCGTTGGACGCCGCGGCCTGGGTGACAGGGAACATGAATGACGAGATCGACGCCTACAAACGCGTCGCCGCCAACATGAAGAGAAAGATGGAGGAGTTGACCGCAGACGAGCGGGCCGAGATCGAGGAGGCGAGCAAGATCCTTCGCAAGACCCGGGCCGCGAACGGCCGCACCCTGTTTCCCCTGACCGTCGTCCAGCCGAACGGGGAAACACTGTGA
- a CDS encoding tyrosine-type recombinase/integrase, producing the protein MSPTDETVAWVVVSDSYEIHRQASTYLESLRARDCSPNTERVYAGRLALYLSYCAAHGLDWAAPGFIALTRFLHWLVKEPLPPRGRRASTRPRYREKSTANHILTTVGEFLKFCVPFGWVEPATAAILSETKYLSFLPPGYSAGEDEQFRTVETKTIRYRVAVPGYEWLSDEQFGQLVALTVRARDRFLVYLLGATGMRIGEALGLHRQDMHLLPDSSVLGCQVPGAHVHVRRRMNTNGALAKARSPRWIPTDADVASLYSDYVYEREQVPEAAQSEMVFVNLFKDPLGQPMKYPNAKDLFNRLAAKADFAARPHMLRHTAATRWKRNGTPDDVTQNLMGHVSSSSMAPYVHATDTDKREAVERLTALRKDRS; encoded by the coding sequence GTGTCTCCGACCGATGAGACCGTCGCGTGGGTTGTCGTCTCGGACTCGTACGAGATCCACCGCCAGGCGTCGACGTATCTGGAGTCGTTGCGGGCCAGGGACTGTTCGCCGAACACCGAGCGCGTGTATGCGGGCCGGCTCGCCCTGTATCTGTCGTATTGCGCTGCGCACGGCCTGGACTGGGCTGCACCGGGCTTCATCGCTCTGACGCGGTTCTTGCACTGGCTCGTGAAGGAGCCACTACCGCCACGGGGCCGGCGGGCCAGTACCAGGCCGCGCTACCGGGAGAAGTCGACCGCGAATCACATTCTGACGACGGTGGGTGAGTTCCTGAAGTTCTGTGTCCCGTTCGGATGGGTCGAGCCCGCGACGGCGGCGATTCTGTCCGAGACCAAGTACCTGTCGTTCCTTCCGCCCGGATACAGCGCGGGCGAGGACGAGCAGTTCCGGACAGTCGAGACCAAGACGATCAGGTACCGGGTCGCGGTACCGGGCTACGAGTGGCTGAGCGACGAACAGTTCGGGCAGCTGGTCGCGTTGACAGTGCGGGCCCGGGACCGCTTCCTGGTTTATCTGCTCGGGGCCACCGGCATGCGGATCGGTGAGGCCCTGGGCCTGCACCGCCAGGACATGCATCTGCTGCCGGACTCCTCGGTGCTGGGCTGCCAAGTCCCTGGCGCACACGTGCATGTGCGGCGGCGGATGAACACCAACGGCGCGTTGGCGAAAGCCCGCAGCCCACGGTGGATCCCGACCGACGCGGACGTGGCCAGCTTGTACTCCGACTACGTCTACGAGCGCGAACAGGTCCCAGAGGCCGCACAGAGCGAGATGGTGTTCGTCAACCTCTTCAAGGACCCGCTCGGGCAGCCGATGAAGTACCCGAACGCGAAAGACCTCTTCAACCGCCTGGCCGCCAAAGCCGACTTCGCCGCCCGCCCCCACATGCTTCGGCACACCGCCGCCACACGGTGGAAGCGCAACGGCACCCCCGACGACGTGACGCAGAACCTCATGGGGCACGTCTCCTCGTCCTCGATGGCTCCTTACGTCCACGCCACCGACACCGACAAGCGCGAGGCCGTTGAGCGGCTCACCGCCCTGCGGAAGGACCGCTCATGA
- a CDS encoding sigma-54-dependent Fis family transcriptional regulator has translation MEKSRREDEVRSARELLITQGLVRASVPASLVAEEIEQSWRRSVSHRVDPGVGPHILGEIDPDSAILRAAGRILDQWQTNLTDSRMTLFLADEDGRIVSRRIVDTQDERALDQANAVEGFDFSEQSLGTNGLGTPIESRGIVFVRGTEHFNDALAQLACAGAPIKHPITGRIVGSLSIASHIDVASPLMVAMVRQAGYQIAEALELMADSRDLELARTYRLFRSSRHPVLVMNSETVMTDLPALAHFDAESHADLWEKLRRHRWDQDELQLELPTLGTEAMVRRLGRAGQDAIFALEFTEQAAAAASEQVTVAHSQDSTAGPADGVALDGVASRRTRPTPYGDVQRQLTASADVDGLIRVVGGPGSGKRHQASRWLRRRTSQEPEVIAARDLAADDAVRARGEAALRDGRGIVVVGGDDLSGDLRARLGDFAMIPRPGVPAGARVILTERTGDVDNGGADAGPAAVRVPSLTELRDELPAVVREVAAELFPGAPAFRFSPAALQCLLAWRWPGNVAELTRLLTALPQPVRSGLIQTKDLPADMQQTSWSSLSRYEKAERETIEGALREADGNKARAAKILGIGRTTLYRKMRALKIDADERMIAPGR, from the coding sequence ATGGAAAAGTCCCGCCGTGAGGACGAGGTCCGGAGTGCCCGCGAACTGCTGATCACGCAGGGGCTGGTCCGAGCCTCCGTTCCCGCGTCCCTCGTCGCCGAGGAGATCGAGCAGAGCTGGCGCCGCTCGGTCTCGCACCGCGTCGATCCCGGGGTCGGACCCCACATTCTGGGGGAGATCGACCCGGACAGCGCCATCCTCCGTGCCGCGGGCCGGATCCTGGACCAGTGGCAGACCAACCTCACCGACTCGCGGATGACTCTCTTCCTCGCCGACGAGGACGGGCGCATCGTGTCCCGGCGCATCGTCGACACCCAGGATGAGCGGGCACTGGACCAGGCCAACGCGGTGGAAGGTTTCGACTTCTCCGAACAGTCCCTGGGCACCAACGGTCTCGGCACCCCGATCGAGTCACGGGGCATCGTATTCGTCCGCGGCACCGAGCATTTCAACGATGCCCTCGCCCAACTGGCGTGCGCAGGGGCTCCGATCAAGCACCCCATCACCGGGCGGATCGTGGGTTCACTCTCCATCGCCTCTCACATCGACGTCGCCAGCCCGTTGATGGTCGCGATGGTGCGGCAGGCCGGATATCAGATCGCCGAAGCGCTCGAGCTCATGGCCGACTCCCGGGACCTCGAACTGGCGCGCACCTACCGCCTCTTCCGGTCGTCCCGGCACCCGGTCCTGGTCATGAACTCGGAAACGGTGATGACGGACTTGCCCGCCCTCGCCCACTTCGACGCGGAGTCGCACGCCGATTTGTGGGAAAAGCTACGCCGCCACCGCTGGGATCAGGACGAACTGCAGCTCGAGCTGCCCACGCTCGGCACCGAGGCCATGGTTCGGCGCCTCGGCCGCGCCGGTCAGGACGCGATCTTCGCACTGGAGTTCACCGAGCAGGCCGCCGCGGCCGCGTCCGAACAGGTGACCGTCGCCCACAGCCAGGACAGTACGGCCGGACCTGCCGACGGCGTTGCGCTGGACGGCGTGGCGTCCCGTCGGACCCGGCCGACCCCGTATGGCGACGTGCAACGGCAGCTCACCGCATCCGCTGACGTCGACGGGCTCATTCGCGTCGTCGGAGGCCCCGGCAGCGGCAAACGCCACCAGGCCTCGAGATGGCTTCGCCGGCGCACCAGCCAGGAGCCCGAGGTCATCGCCGCCCGCGACCTCGCTGCGGATGACGCGGTCCGGGCTCGCGGGGAAGCCGCGTTGCGCGACGGTCGCGGGATCGTCGTGGTGGGAGGAGACGATCTCTCCGGCGACCTGCGTGCGCGTCTCGGGGACTTCGCCATGATCCCTCGCCCCGGAGTCCCCGCGGGTGCCCGGGTCATCCTCACCGAACGCACCGGCGATGTGGACAACGGCGGTGCAGACGCCGGTCCGGCGGCGGTACGCGTCCCCTCCCTCACGGAACTGCGCGACGAGCTGCCCGCCGTCGTGCGCGAGGTTGCTGCCGAGCTCTTCCCGGGCGCGCCGGCATTCCGGTTCTCCCCCGCTGCGCTCCAGTGCCTGCTGGCCTGGCGTTGGCCCGGCAACGTCGCCGAGTTGACCCGGCTCCTCACCGCCCTGCCCCAGCCGGTTCGCAGCGGCCTGATTCAGACCAAGGACCTGCCGGCCGACATGCAGCAGACGTCCTGGTCCTCGCTGAGTCGCTACGAGAAGGCCGAGCGCGAGACGATCGAGGGCGCCCTGCGCGAAGCCGACGGAAACAAGGCGCGCGCCGCCAAGATTCTGGGCATCGGCCGCACCACCCTGTACCGCAAGATGCGGGCCCTGAAAATCGATGCCGACGAACGAATGATCGCCCCCGGTCGATGA
- a CDS encoding DUF6262 family protein, with protein sequence MRDKRVPAEVLKEARRRDSQAKRTKVLAVLQDMVARGEAVTFATVAKQAGVSNWLVYAEGVREHIEAARTRQATQPQKAPTGSAVGAAGLKTDLALARHEIAELRHERDQLKDVVRRQLGHQLDQVGTSELVARVDELTCQNSELTARVDALQRSNTDLQEKLTESEDDLQAARTSLRRMIRTRPAPSPAST encoded by the coding sequence GTGAGGGACAAGCGAGTACCGGCCGAAGTCCTCAAGGAAGCCCGGCGTCGAGACAGCCAGGCCAAGCGGACCAAAGTCCTCGCAGTCCTCCAGGACATGGTCGCCCGCGGCGAAGCGGTCACCTTTGCGACGGTCGCCAAGCAGGCCGGGGTATCGAACTGGCTGGTCTACGCCGAAGGCGTCCGCGAGCACATCGAGGCCGCCCGCACACGACAGGCCACGCAGCCGCAAAAGGCCCCCACGGGATCCGCGGTGGGTGCAGCCGGCCTCAAGACCGACCTGGCCCTGGCGCGGCACGAGATCGCCGAACTACGACATGAGCGAGACCAGCTCAAGGACGTCGTCCGACGGCAGCTGGGGCACCAGCTCGATCAGGTCGGCACGAGCGAACTCGTCGCACGCGTCGACGAACTGACCTGCCAGAACAGCGAACTCACAGCGAGAGTAGACGCCCTCCAGCGCAGCAACACCGACCTGCAGGAGAAGCTCACCGAGTCGGAGGACGATCTCCAAGCAGCCCGCACAAGCCTGCGAAGGATGATCCGCACACGGCCGGCCCCGTCCCCCGCCAGCACGTGA
- a CDS encoding zinc-binding dehydrogenase yields the protein MSPSSCSVREDSASPPSRCSVPGATATSARSMSPRGTSPLPGTWARRAPSSPASAVVDFVNNGVTATSAFEVLTKAGHMVQVGLFGGEVTIPTALLALRMIHIEGSFVGTLSQLQDLVRIAQSGKLPNIPVVERTLSAAEVSRALDDLTAGGIAGRIVLTA from the coding sequence ATGAGCCCGTCGTCCTGTTCGGTGCGGGAGGACTCGGCCTCACCGCCGTCGCGTTGCTCCGTGCCCGGGGCCACCGCAACATCTGCGCGGTCGATGTCGCCGAGGGGAACCTCTCCCTTGCCCGGGACATGGGCGCGTCGAGCACCGTCCTCTCCGGCGAGCGCCGTCGTCGACTTCGTCAACAACGGTGTCACGGCCACGTCGGCGTTCGAGGTCCTGACCAAGGCGGGGCACATGGTCCAGGTCGGACTCTTCGGCGGCGAAGTCACCATCCCGACCGCACTCCTGGCCCTGCGCATGATCCACATCGAAGGCAGCTTTGTGGGGACTCTTTCGCAGCTGCAGGACCTGGTGCGGATCGCCCAGAGCGGAAAGCTGCCGAACATCCCGGTCGTCGAACGGACGCTGTCCGCGGCGGAGGTCTCCCGCGCCCTGGACGACCTCACCGCCGGGGGCATTGCTGGACGCATCGTCTTGACTGCTTGA
- a CDS encoding IS110 family transposase, producing MCERLVRCRATERCPLGCRTRLELNGRSPAQGGCMGITCGIDWAEAHHDVSLVDTNGDIIARTRIDTGAAGFTDFLALIAEHCDSVEDIPIAIETDKNLLVVALADAGFTLYPINPRAVARYRERHGQAGGKSDPGDAAVLAHVLRTDRHMHRPLPAISEQGRAVKTLARQHQEAVWALNQTVSRLRSLLLEFYPQAVQAFPNLKHRAATTVLAAVPTPAAAAKLTSRRVVTLLQRSGRGNHPALAEQILTLLRAPALRQPPQVETAYGHTATGLIAVLVAMREAVDALEAQLGQQFEAHPQAAILRSAPGLGPVLAARVLGEIGDDPERFTHPNNLRSYAGTAPVTMSSGRSHYVKARKVRNKRLAQNATSARSRCEPSCANSSSNRASGMQRGARVTTFGRYRPLRCPGNGSIGLWCA from the coding sequence ATGTGTGAACGGCTGGTGAGATGCCGCGCCACAGAGCGCTGTCCATTAGGTTGCCGCACCCGCCTTGAGCTCAACGGAAGGTCACCGGCACAAGGAGGATGTATGGGCATCACCTGCGGGATCGACTGGGCCGAGGCGCATCACGATGTGTCTTTGGTCGACACGAATGGCGATATCATTGCACGCACCCGAATCGACACCGGCGCAGCCGGATTCACTGATTTCCTGGCACTGATAGCGGAACACTGCGACAGCGTCGAGGACATCCCTATTGCCATCGAAACCGACAAGAATCTGCTTGTCGTCGCCCTCGCCGACGCCGGGTTCACCTTATACCCGATAAACCCACGCGCGGTGGCCCGCTACCGCGAACGCCACGGGCAAGCCGGCGGGAAGTCCGACCCGGGCGACGCCGCGGTCCTCGCGCACGTACTGCGAACCGACCGGCACATGCACAGGCCGCTACCGGCCATCAGCGAGCAGGGGCGCGCGGTGAAGACGCTCGCACGTCAACATCAGGAGGCGGTGTGGGCGCTGAATCAAACGGTCAGCCGACTCCGCTCATTGCTACTGGAATTCTATCCACAAGCGGTGCAGGCATTCCCGAATCTCAAGCATCGCGCGGCGACGACTGTGCTCGCGGCGGTCCCGACACCCGCGGCTGCGGCCAAGCTGACAAGCCGCCGCGTCGTTACCCTGCTGCAACGCTCGGGTCGCGGCAACCACCCTGCCCTGGCCGAGCAGATCCTCACCCTCCTGCGGGCACCGGCTTTGCGGCAACCCCCGCAAGTCGAGACCGCATACGGCCACACCGCCACCGGGCTGATCGCCGTCCTGGTGGCGATGCGAGAAGCCGTCGACGCCCTCGAGGCGCAGCTCGGGCAGCAGTTCGAAGCGCACCCGCAAGCCGCTATTCTGCGGTCGGCGCCCGGCCTGGGCCCCGTCCTGGCCGCTCGAGTCCTCGGCGAAATCGGCGACGACCCTGAACGATTCACCCACCCGAACAACCTTCGCTCGTACGCCGGCACAGCGCCGGTGACAATGTCATCAGGCCGATCGCACTACGTCAAGGCCCGCAAGGTCCGCAACAAACGACTGGCCCAGAACGCGACCAGTGCCCGGTCACGGTGCGAACCCAGCTGTGCGAACAGCTCATCGAACCGGGCGTCCGGGATGCAGCGCGGCGCCCGCGTCACGACCTTCGGCCGATACCGGCCGCTGCGTTGCCCGGGGAACGGATCCATCGGGTTGTGGTGCGCATGA
- a CDS encoding NAD(P)/FAD-dependent oxidoreductase: MSAQTSLRTVDAVVIGAGFGGIYAVHKLHNELGLTTVGFDKADGPGGTWYWNRYPGALSDTESHVYRFSFDEDLLQDGTWKHTYITQPEILEYLEGVVDRFDLRRHFRFGTEVKSAIYLDDEGLWEVTTDTGAVYRATYVVNAVGLLSAINFPNLPGLDTFEGETIHTAAWPEGKSLAGRRVGVIGTGSTGQQVITALAPEVEHLTVFVRTPQYSVPVGKRPVTAEQIDAVKAEYEGIWTQVKGSSVAFGFEESAVPAMSVSEEERNRVYEEAWQHGGGFRFMFATFGDIATDEEANETAASFIRSKIAETIEDPETARKLMPTGLFARRPLCDDGYFQVFNRPNVEAVAIKENSIREVTAKGVVTEDGVLHELDVLVFATGFDAVDGNYRRMEIRGRGGLNINDHWDGQPTSYLGISTAKFPNWFMILGPNGPFTNLPPSIETQVEWISDTIDYAKRTGLRAIEPTPEAEAEWTETCTEIANMTVFTKVDSWIFGANIPGKKPSVLFYLGGLGNYRSVLADVTADGYRGFALKSADTISA, translated from the coding sequence ATGTCTGCCCAGACCTCTTTGCGCACCGTCGACGCCGTTGTCATCGGCGCCGGTTTCGGTGGGATCTACGCCGTCCACAAGCTGCACAACGAACTCGGCCTCACCACGGTCGGTTTCGACAAGGCGGACGGTCCCGGCGGGACCTGGTACTGGAACCGCTACCCGGGCGCCCTCTCCGATACGGAAAGCCACGTCTACCGTTTCTCTTTCGACGAGGATTTGCTGCAGGACGGCACCTGGAAGCACACGTATATCACCCAGCCCGAGATCCTCGAGTACCTCGAGGGTGTCGTCGACCGTTTCGACCTGCGCCGCCACTTCCGCTTCGGCACCGAGGTCAAGTCTGCGATCTACCTGGACGACGAGGGCCTGTGGGAGGTCACCACCGATACCGGCGCCGTGTACCGGGCCACCTATGTCGTCAACGCCGTCGGACTGCTCTCCGCCATCAACTTCCCGAACCTGCCCGGTCTGGACACGTTCGAGGGCGAGACCATCCATACCGCCGCCTGGCCCGAGGGCAAGAGCCTTGCCGGCCGCCGGGTCGGGGTGATCGGTACCGGTTCCACCGGCCAGCAGGTCATCACGGCCCTGGCGCCGGAGGTCGAGCACCTCACCGTGTTCGTCCGGACCCCGCAGTACTCCGTTCCCGTTGGTAAGCGTCCCGTGACCGCGGAGCAGATCGATGCGGTCAAGGCGGAGTACGAGGGGATCTGGACGCAGGTCAAGGGTTCGTCGGTGGCCTTCGGCTTCGAGGAGTCTGCCGTGCCGGCGATGAGCGTCTCCGAGGAGGAGCGCAACCGCGTCTACGAGGAGGCCTGGCAGCATGGAGGCGGTTTCCGGTTCATGTTCGCCACCTTCGGTGACATTGCCACGGACGAGGAGGCCAACGAGACCGCGGCCTCGTTCATCCGGTCCAAGATCGCCGAGACGATCGAGGACCCGGAGACGGCCCGCAAACTGATGCCGACCGGCCTGTTCGCCCGGCGCCCGCTCTGTGACGACGGCTATTTCCAGGTCTTCAACCGGCCGAACGTCGAGGCCGTCGCTATCAAGGAGAATTCGATCCGCGAGGTCACCGCCAAGGGTGTGGTGACCGAGGACGGGGTCCTGCACGAGCTGGACGTGCTCGTCTTCGCGACCGGGTTCGATGCGGTGGATGGCAATTACCGGCGGATGGAGATCCGCGGCCGGGGCGGCCTGAACATCAACGACCACTGGGACGGGCAGCCCACCAGCTATCTGGGCATCTCCACCGCGAAGTTCCCCAACTGGTTCATGATTTTGGGTCCCAACGGCCCGTTCACGAACCTGCCGCCGAGCATCGAGACGCAGGTCGAGTGGATCAGCGACACCATCGACTACGCCAAACGTACCGGGCTGCGTGCGATCGAGCCCACGCCGGAGGCCGAGGCCGAATGGACCGAGACCTGCACCGAGATCGCCAACATGACGGTATTCACGAAGGTCGACTCGTGGATCTTCGGCGCGAACATCCCGGGCAAGAAGCCCAGTGTCCTGTTCTATCTGGGTGGCCTGGGCAACTACCGCAGCGTCCTTGCCGACGTCACCGCCGACGGTTACCGCGGCTTCGCGCTGAAATCCGCCGACACCATCTCGGCCTGA
- a CDS encoding enoyl-CoA hydratase/isomerase family protein: MSTSQHFDQPSPTVRYEVRDGAAVIRLTNPPVNGLGDTVRVGLAAAVGRAATDDQVHAVILVGDGKGFCGGADLRQFGTPAATADPTLPDVLSTIGQLPKPVIAAIHGFALGGGLELACQYRIAHPDAKLGLPEVNVGLIPGSGGTQRLPRLIGAVAALRMIQRGVPVTGTEAADLGLVDACVDGDPITAALDFLRTQIDTSTPGPVVDALPPAAATGIDFDAACRTVRPSTRNGRAQLAAIDAVETATRLPIADGLAGCAC; this comes from the coding sequence ATGAGTACGTCCCAGCATTTCGACCAGCCGTCACCGACCGTGCGGTACGAGGTCCGCGACGGTGCCGCCGTCATCCGCCTCACCAACCCGCCGGTCAACGGCCTCGGGGACACCGTCCGCGTCGGCCTGGCCGCCGCCGTCGGCCGTGCCGCCACCGACGATCAGGTGCACGCCGTCATCCTCGTCGGTGATGGCAAGGGCTTCTGTGGCGGTGCCGACCTGCGCCAATTCGGCACCCCCGCCGCCACCGCCGACCCCACCCTCCCGGACGTACTCAGCACGATCGGGCAACTACCCAAGCCGGTGATCGCCGCCATCCACGGCTTCGCCCTCGGCGGCGGCCTCGAACTCGCCTGCCAGTACCGCATCGCCCACCCCGACGCGAAGCTCGGCCTCCCCGAGGTCAACGTCGGCCTGATCCCCGGCTCCGGCGGCACCCAGCGCTTGCCCCGCCTGATCGGCGCCGTGGCCGCGCTGCGCATGATTCAGCGGGGAGTGCCGGTCACCGGCACCGAGGCCGCCGACCTCGGCCTGGTCGACGCCTGCGTTGACGGCGACCCGATCACCGCCGCCCTCGACTTCCTCCGCACCCAGATCGATACCAGCACCCCGGGGCCGGTCGTCGACGCCCTGCCACCGGCCGCCGCGACCGGCATCGACTTCGATGCCGCCTGCCGCACGGTGCGCCCGAGCACCCGCAACGGCCGCGCCCAGCTCGCCGCCATCGACGCCGTCGAGACCGCCACTCGGCTCCCGATCGCCGATGGGCTGGCCGGCTGCGCCTGCTGA